Within the Miscanthus floridulus cultivar M001 chromosome 2, ASM1932011v1, whole genome shotgun sequence genome, the region ACAGGGGGACGGCAGGTGCGGCATACATTATTCATAATACGGATACGCAGTCGCCCCAGCCGTACAAGTACGAAGTTGCTGGATGGGGGCGCAGCGGAGTAATAGCTTGTATTGTAGTGGCAGTGGATTGCTGAGACCTGAGAGGGAGCGGTGACTGTTCAGGTCAGGCCTGCAGCTCCACCTGCCTGTCGAACACCCAGGAGAAGGGGGCCTGACGAGGCTGGGGCTGCTGTCTCCGTCGCGCGTCCAGCTCGGCCATCTTGCGCACCCTCTCCGGCAACCGGCAGAGGTAGTCCTGCGCCTGCCTCCCCTCGCCGGTGAGGCCGGGGCCGAGCTCCTCGACGCCCCACCTGTCGACGAAGAACTCGACGAGGTCGGCGTAGTCGGCGGTGGTGTAGACGCCGAGCCTCTGCGCGACGTCGGCGTAGTGGTGGAACAGCTCCGGGTCCTTCCCGTCGAACATGTAGTAGGCCGGCATCAGGATCCTCTCCCTCATCATGTACTCGAGCGCGCGCACGGCGGCGTCGGGCGTCCGCGCGAACAGCTCGTCCACCACCCGGGTGTAGGCCGCCTCGTGCCGCTTCTCGTCGCCCGCGATGGCGCCGCAGATCCTGGCCAGACTGGCGTCGCCCAGCGCCTTGGCGCGCGCCGCCGTGTTGCCGTGCGAGATGGCGGTGGCGCGCTCCTGgaacgccgtgtagatgaagcCCCGGTAGGGGCACTTGTCGACGGCGAGGCGCATCCCGGCGTTGATGAGGTGGTGGATGGTCTGCTCCACGCGGCGCATGTCAACGCGGCCGCACAGGTAGAGGTAGCGGTTCAGGAGGTCGCCGTGGCGGTTCTCCTCGGCGGTCCAGCCGCGGGACCAGCGCGCCCAGGCGTCGGCGCTGGAGGGGCTGTCGTAGCCGACGAAGCTGTTGAGGGCGGCGTGGTACGTGGGGAGGGCCTCCTCCGTCACCATGTTGCCCACCAGGCAGACGTAGTAGTCGTCGGGGATCTCCCGCGCGCGCGCCCGTAGCTCGTCCACCTCCTCGCGGAACCCCGCCGACGCCGAGTCCGGCAGCAGGTCGTGCGGCTGCCACGACCGGTCCACCGGCTTCAGCAGCGGCAGCAGGTTCGACTCCGCCCACCCGTCCAGCGACCGCAGCACGTCGGCCTTCTCCGGCGCCGTCATCGCCTCGCGGGGCATgcacgtggccgtggccgtggtcaTACTCGTACACCGC harbors:
- the LOC136539258 gene encoding stearoyl-[acyl-carrier-protein] 9-desaturase 1, chloroplastic-like — protein: MVMMSGLAAAYSVTTTGTAPLSGWKTRAPPPRVAFQLRRCTSMTTATATCMPREAMTAPEKADVLRSLDGWAESNLLPLLKPVDRSWQPHDLLPDSASAGFREEVDELRARAREIPDDYYVCLVGNMVTEEALPTYHAALNSFVGYDSPSSADAWARWSRGWTAEENRHGDLLNRYLYLCGRVDMRRVEQTIHHLINAGMRLAVDKCPYRGFIYTAFQERATAISHGNTAARAKALGDASLARICGAIAGDEKRHEAAYTRVVDELFARTPDAAVRALEYMMRERILMPAYYMFDGKDPELFHHYADVAQRLGVYTTADYADLVEFFVDRWGVEELGPGLTGEGRQAQDYLCRLPERVRKMAELDARRRQQPQPRQAPFSWVFDRQVELQA